Proteins co-encoded in one Streptococcus ruminicola genomic window:
- a CDS encoding ABC transporter ATP-binding protein, protein MSQLLQLHHVTKKYKKHVAVDDVTLSLPAGKIIGLLGPNGSGKTTLIKLINGLLHPTTGEIVIDGYRPSVDTKKIISYLPDTSYLREDMKIKDALAFFEDFYEDFSREKAEHLLEDLDLNPNDILKNLSKGNKEKVQLILVMSRQAKLYILDEPIGGVDPAARDYILRTIINNYCEEASVIISTHLISEIEPILDEIIFLKDGKIILQGNTDDIREEHGQSIDSLFRETYKA, encoded by the coding sequence ATGAGTCAATTACTCCAACTACATCACGTTACCAAAAAATACAAAAAACATGTAGCTGTTGACGATGTGACACTTAGTTTACCTGCCGGTAAGATTATTGGCTTACTCGGCCCAAATGGAAGCGGGAAAACAACACTGATTAAACTAATCAACGGACTTCTTCACCCAACAACTGGAGAAATCGTCATTGATGGTTACCGTCCTTCAGTCGACACTAAAAAAATCATTTCATACCTTCCAGATACTTCTTACCTTAGAGAAGATATGAAAATCAAGGATGCCCTTGCTTTCTTCGAAGATTTTTACGAAGACTTCTCTCGTGAAAAAGCTGAACACCTTTTAGAAGATTTAGACCTTAATCCAAATGATATCCTCAAAAACCTATCAAAAGGGAATAAAGAAAAAGTGCAGCTAATCTTGGTCATGAGCCGACAAGCAAAACTTTATATTCTTGATGAACCAATTGGCGGTGTTGACCCAGCCGCGCGTGACTACATTTTACGCACTATCATCAATAATTACTGTGAAGAGGCTTCTGTTATTATCTCAACGCACTTAATTTCAGAAATCGAACCAATCCTTGATGAAATCATTTTCCTTAAGGACGGAAAAATTATTTTGCAAGGCAATACGGATGATATTCGTGAAGAGCACGGTCAATCCATTGATTCACTCTTCCGTGAGACTTACAAAGCTTAG
- a CDS encoding branched-chain amino acid aminotransferase — MTVDLDWENLGFAYRKLPFRYISYYKDGKWDEGKLTEDSMLHISEASPALHYGQQAFEGLKAYRTKDGSVQLFRPNMNAERLQRTADRLLMPQVPTEKFIDAAKQVVRANEEFVPPYGTGATLYLRPLLIGVGDIIGVHPADEYIFTIFAMPVGNYFKGGLVPTNFLIQDEYDRAAPHGTGAAKVGGNYASSLLPGKMAHDRKFSDVIYLDPATHTKIEEVGSANFFGITADNEFITPLSPSILPSITKYSLLYLAEHRFGMKAIQGDVKLDELDKFVEAGACGTAAVISPIGGVQHGDDFHVFYSETEVGPVTRKLYDELVGIQFGDIEAPEGWIYKVD, encoded by the coding sequence ATGACAGTAGATTTAGACTGGGAAAATCTAGGCTTTGCCTATCGTAAATTACCATTTCGTTACATCTCTTACTACAAAGATGGTAAATGGGATGAAGGAAAATTAACAGAAGATTCAATGCTTCACATTTCTGAAGCATCACCAGCTTTGCACTATGGTCAACAAGCCTTTGAAGGTTTGAAAGCCTATCGTACAAAAGATGGTTCAGTACAATTGTTCCGCCCAAATATGAATGCTGAACGTTTGCAACGCACTGCAGATCGTCTTCTTATGCCACAAGTGCCTACAGAAAAATTCATTGATGCTGCAAAACAAGTCGTTCGTGCCAATGAAGAATTTGTACCACCATACGGCACAGGTGCAACACTTTATCTACGTCCTCTTTTGATTGGTGTCGGTGACATTATCGGTGTTCACCCTGCAGACGAATACATTTTCACTATTTTCGCAATGCCTGTTGGTAACTACTTCAAAGGTGGCTTGGTACCAACTAATTTCTTGATTCAAGACGAATATGACCGTGCGGCTCCACATGGTACAGGTGCTGCAAAAGTAGGTGGTAACTATGCCTCAAGTCTTCTTCCAGGTAAAATGGCTCACGACCGTAAGTTCTCTGATGTTATTTACCTAGACCCTGCGACACATACTAAGATTGAAGAAGTTGGTTCTGCAAACTTCTTTGGTATTACGGCTGATAATGAATTCATCACACCGCTTAGCCCATCAATCTTGCCATCTATCACAAAATACTCACTTCTTTATTTGGCAGAACACCGTTTTGGCATGAAAGCTATCCAAGGAGATGTTAAACTTGATGAATTGGATAAATTCGTTGAAGCAGGTGCCTGTGGTACAGCAGCCGTTATTTCACCAATCGGTGGTGTTCAACACGGTGATGACTTCCATGTCTTCTACAGTGAAACAGAAGTAGGACCTGTTACTCGTAAATTGTACGACGAACTTGTCGGCATCCAATTCGGTGATATTGAAGCTCCAGAAGGCTGGATTTACAAAGTTGACTAA
- the parC gene encoding DNA topoisomerase IV subunit A, protein MSNVQNMSLEDIMGDRFGRYSKYIIQERALPDIRDGLKPVQRRILYSMNKDGNTFDKGFRKSAKSVGNVMGNFHPHGDSSIYDAMVRMSQDWKNRETLIEMHGNNGSMDGDPPAAMRYTEARLSEIAGYLLRDIDKDTVPFAWNFDDTEKEPTVLPAAFPNLLVNGATGISAGYATDIPPHNLAEVIDAVVYLIDHPNAKLDKLMEFLPGPDFPTGAIIQGKDGIRKAYETGKGRVVVRSRTDIENLRGGKKQIVVTEIPYEVNKAVLVKKIDDVRVNNKVPGIAEVRDESDRDGLRIAIELKKDADEQTILNYLLKYTDLQVNYNFNMVAIDNYTPRQVGIIPMLTSYIAHRKEIIVARSKFDKEKAEKRLHIVEGLIRVISILDEVIALIRASENKADAKENLKVSYEFSEEQAEAIVTLQLYRLTNTDIVTLENEEAELRERITMLKAIIGDERTMYNVMKRELREVKKKFANPRLTELQAEAQTIEIDVASLIVEEDTYVSVTKGGYIKRTSPRSYNASTVEEIGKRDDDELVFVSQAKTTQHLLIFTNLGNVIYRPVHELTDIRWKDIGEHLSQTITNFATDEYVLYAEIVDEFGSQTYFAATKYGQIKRFERKEFTPWRTYKSKAVKYAKLKKDDDIVVTIAPIALDDVMVITHNGYALHFNIDEVPVVGAKAAGVKSINLKDDDFVVSAFIANTESFFILTQRGSLKRMATELIPATSRANRGLQVLRELKSKPHRVFMAGPVHASNDVQNIDLFTIEPLDSDKIETLEVYSNKGNHYQAILEDLTLSERTSNGSFISDKISDEGVFSARIK, encoded by the coding sequence ATGAGCAATGTACAAAATATGTCTCTTGAAGACATTATGGGGGATCGTTTTGGACGATACTCCAAATATATTATTCAAGAGCGGGCTTTGCCAGATATTCGTGATGGTTTGAAGCCTGTTCAACGTCGTATCCTTTATTCAATGAATAAGGACGGCAATACTTTTGATAAGGGTTTTCGTAAATCGGCTAAATCAGTCGGTAACGTCATGGGTAATTTTCACCCACACGGTGACTCATCAATTTATGACGCCATGGTGCGCATGAGTCAGGACTGGAAAAACCGTGAAACCTTGATTGAAATGCATGGTAACAATGGTTCTATGGACGGTGATCCACCGGCTGCCATGCGTTATACCGAAGCGCGCTTGTCAGAAATTGCTGGCTATTTGCTTCGTGATATTGATAAAGATACTGTTCCATTTGCTTGGAACTTTGATGATACCGAAAAAGAACCAACTGTTTTACCAGCTGCCTTTCCTAACCTTTTAGTGAATGGTGCGACAGGTATTTCAGCAGGTTATGCAACAGATATTCCACCACATAACTTGGCAGAAGTGATTGATGCGGTGGTTTACCTTATTGATCATCCAAATGCTAAATTAGACAAATTAATGGAATTCTTGCCTGGGCCTGATTTCCCAACAGGAGCCATCATCCAAGGTAAAGATGGTATTCGTAAGGCTTATGAGACTGGTAAAGGTCGTGTTGTGGTTCGCTCACGCACTGACATTGAGAACCTTCGTGGCGGTAAAAAACAAATCGTCGTCACTGAAATTCCTTATGAAGTCAATAAAGCCGTACTCGTTAAGAAAATCGACGATGTTCGTGTCAACAATAAAGTCCCTGGCATTGCAGAAGTTCGTGATGAGTCAGACCGTGATGGACTTCGTATTGCTATCGAACTTAAAAAAGATGCAGACGAGCAAACGATTCTCAACTATTTGTTGAAATACACTGATTTGCAAGTGAACTATAACTTCAACATGGTTGCTATTGACAACTATACACCACGCCAAGTGGGTATCATTCCGATGTTGACAAGTTACATTGCACACCGTAAAGAAATTATCGTTGCCCGTTCAAAATTTGACAAGGAAAAAGCTGAAAAACGTCTTCACATCGTGGAAGGCTTGATTCGTGTTATTTCAATTCTGGATGAGGTTATTGCGCTTATTCGTGCGTCTGAAAATAAAGCTGACGCCAAAGAAAACCTCAAAGTCAGCTATGAATTTTCAGAAGAACAAGCCGAAGCCATTGTGACTTTGCAATTGTACCGTTTGACAAATACCGATATCGTGACGCTTGAAAATGAAGAAGCAGAGCTTCGTGAACGCATCACTATGCTTAAAGCCATTATCGGTGATGAACGTACGATGTATAATGTCATGAAACGTGAATTACGTGAGGTTAAGAAGAAATTTGCTAATCCACGTTTGACAGAATTACAAGCCGAAGCACAAACGATTGAAATCGATGTAGCAAGCTTGATTGTCGAAGAAGATACTTATGTTAGCGTGACAAAAGGTGGTTACATCAAACGTACAAGTCCGCGCTCTTATAACGCCTCTACGGTTGAAGAAATTGGTAAACGTGATGATGATGAACTGGTCTTCGTCTCACAAGCTAAGACAACTCAACATTTGTTGATTTTCACAAATCTTGGTAATGTAATCTATCGTCCAGTCCATGAATTGACAGATATTCGCTGGAAAGACATTGGGGAACATTTATCACAAACCATTACTAATTTTGCGACAGACGAGTATGTCTTGTATGCTGAAATTGTCGATGAATTTGGTTCGCAAACTTATTTTGCAGCCACAAAATATGGTCAAATCAAACGCTTTGAACGCAAAGAATTCACGCCATGGCGCACTTACAAATCAAAAGCTGTTAAGTATGCTAAGTTGAAAAAAGACGATGATATTGTTGTGACTATTGCGCCAATTGCACTTGATGATGTCATGGTCATTACGCATAATGGCTATGCTTTGCATTTCAATATTGACGAAGTACCAGTAGTCGGTGCCAAAGCGGCTGGGGTTAAATCAATTAACCTTAAGGATGATGATTTTGTCGTGTCAGCCTTTATCGCCAATACAGAAAGCTTCTTTATCTTGACACAACGTGGTAGCCTTAAACGTATGGCAACTGAGCTAATTCCAGCGACAAGTCGTGCTAATCGAGGCTTGCAAGTCCTTCGTGAACTCAAATCAAAACCACATCGCGTCTTTATGGCAGGACCAGTCCATGCCTCAAATGATGTGCAAAATATTGATTTGTTCACTATTGAGCCATTAGACTCAGATAAAATCGAAACCTTAGAAGTTTATTCAAATAAAGGCAATCATTATCAAGCTATTCTTGAAGATTTGACCTTGTCAGAACGCACAAGTAATGGTTCCTTTATCTCAGATAAAATTTCAGATGAAGGTGTCTTTAGCGCAAGAATTAAATAG
- a CDS encoding DUF2969 domain-containing protein, giving the protein MSKKDKKIEIQLADAKVAINNANVDGYNLTAGKKVIGEIAELDNKFAVVKNGEVEALFKTLEQAIESIIENYNLNR; this is encoded by the coding sequence ATGAGCAAAAAAGATAAAAAAATCGAAATTCAACTTGCTGACGCCAAAGTTGCCATCAACAATGCTAATGTCGATGGTTATAATTTGACTGCTGGAAAAAAAGTTATCGGTGAAATTGCTGAGCTTGATAACAAATTTGCTGTTGTCAAAAACGGAGAAGTTGAAGCACTTTTCAAAACTTTAGAGCAAGCAATTGAAAGTATTATTGAAAATTACAACTTAAATCGCTAA
- the parE gene encoding DNA topoisomerase IV subunit B translates to MAKKEINVNNYNDDAIQVLEGLDAVRKRPGMYIGSTDATGLHHLVWEIVDNAVDEALSGFGTQIDVILNQDGSVTVKDQGRGMPTGKHAMGIPTVEVIFTVLHAGGKFGQGGYKTSGGLHGVGSSVVNALSRWLEVEITRDGAVYKQRFENGGKPVTTLKKIGTAPKSKSGTMVTFMPDDTIFSTTDFKFNTIAERLKESAFLLKNVTLTLTDNRPEEAEHLEFHYENGVQDFVEYLNEDKETLTPVIWVTGEDQGFQVEVALQYNDGFSDNILSFVNNVRTKDGGTHETGLKSAITKAMNDYARKSGLLKEKDKNLEGSDYREGLSAVLSILVPEEHLQFEGQTKDKLGSPLARPIVDSIVSEKLTFFLLENGEVASNLVRKAIKARDAREAARKARDESRNGKKNKKDKGLLSGKLTPAQSKNPKKNELYLVEGDSAGGSAKQGRDRKFQAILPLRGKVLNTAKAKMSDIVKNEEINTMIYTIGAGVGAEFNVENSNYDKIIIMTDADTDGAHIQTLLLTFFYRYMRPLVETGHVYIALPPLYKMSKGKGKKEQVEYAWTDGELEELRQKFGKGAQLQRYKGLGEMNADQLWETTMNPETRTLIRVTIDDLARAERRVSVLMGDKVEPRRKWIEDNVKFTLEENTVF, encoded by the coding sequence TTGGCTAAAAAAGAAATTAATGTAAATAATTATAATGACGATGCCATTCAAGTGTTAGAGGGGCTAGATGCCGTACGTAAACGCCCCGGAATGTACATCGGTTCAACAGATGCGACAGGACTACATCATTTAGTTTGGGAGATTGTTGACAATGCCGTCGATGAAGCACTTTCTGGTTTTGGTACTCAGATTGATGTTATTCTTAATCAAGATGGTAGTGTGACCGTAAAAGACCAAGGACGCGGTATGCCAACTGGTAAGCACGCTATGGGGATTCCAACTGTAGAAGTTATCTTCACAGTACTTCACGCAGGTGGTAAATTCGGTCAAGGTGGTTATAAAACATCTGGTGGGCTTCACGGTGTGGGGTCTTCAGTTGTTAATGCCCTCTCAAGATGGCTTGAAGTCGAAATTACTCGTGATGGTGCGGTTTACAAACAACGTTTTGAAAATGGTGGTAAACCTGTGACAACCCTTAAAAAGATTGGAACAGCACCAAAATCTAAGTCAGGTACTATGGTTACTTTTATGCCTGATGACACGATTTTCTCAACGACAGACTTTAAATTTAACACCATTGCTGAGCGCTTAAAAGAATCTGCCTTTTTGCTTAAGAATGTTACATTGACGTTGACGGATAATCGTCCAGAAGAAGCAGAACATCTAGAATTCCATTATGAAAATGGGGTGCAAGACTTTGTTGAATATCTTAACGAAGACAAAGAAACATTAACACCTGTCATTTGGGTGACTGGTGAAGACCAAGGTTTCCAAGTCGAAGTTGCACTTCAATACAATGACGGATTCTCAGATAATATCCTTTCTTTTGTTAACAATGTTCGTACTAAAGATGGTGGAACACACGAGACAGGATTGAAATCTGCCATTACCAAGGCAATGAATGACTACGCTCGCAAGTCAGGTCTTTTGAAAGAAAAAGATAAGAACCTTGAAGGGTCAGATTACCGTGAAGGGCTATCTGCAGTGCTTTCAATCTTGGTTCCAGAAGAACACTTGCAATTTGAAGGGCAAACCAAAGATAAACTCGGTAGTCCCCTAGCGCGTCCGATTGTAGACAGTATTGTCTCTGAAAAACTCACTTTCTTCCTTTTGGAAAATGGTGAAGTAGCATCTAACCTTGTTCGTAAGGCGATTAAAGCGCGAGATGCCAGAGAAGCAGCTCGTAAGGCGCGTGACGAATCTCGTAATGGTAAGAAGAACAAGAAAGACAAAGGACTCCTTTCTGGTAAATTGACACCAGCACAGTCTAAGAACCCTAAGAAAAACGAACTGTATCTCGTCGAAGGGGATTCTGCCGGCGGTTCAGCTAAGCAAGGGCGTGACCGCAAGTTCCAAGCTATTTTGCCACTTCGTGGTAAAGTCTTGAACACGGCAAAAGCAAAAATGTCTGACATCGTGAAAAATGAAGAAATCAATACCATGATTTACACCATTGGTGCAGGTGTCGGTGCTGAATTTAACGTTGAAAATTCAAACTACGATAAAATCATTATCATGACCGATGCCGATACCGACGGTGCTCACATTCAGACATTGTTACTAACTTTCTTTTACCGTTACATGCGTCCGCTTGTGGAAACAGGTCATGTCTATATCGCTTTGCCACCTTTGTATAAAATGTCCAAAGGTAAAGGTAAAAAAGAGCAAGTGGAGTATGCTTGGACTGATGGTGAGTTAGAAGAACTCCGTCAAAAATTTGGTAAAGGAGCTCAACTCCAACGTTACAAAGGTCTTGGTGAAATGAACGCTGACCAATTGTGGGAAACAACCATGAACCCTGAAACACGTACGCTTATTCGTGTGACTATTGATGATTTGGCGCGTGCAGAACGCCGTGTCAGTGTCCTTATGGGTGACAAAGTTGAACCACGCCGCAAATGGATTGAAGACAACGTTAAATTCACCTTGGAAGAAAATACAGTGTTTTAA
- a CDS encoding CidA/LrgA family protein: protein MKLYVQFMIILIFSFIGEAISNLLNLPVPGSIIGLVLLFLALEFKVIRLRHIDVVGNFLLNNMTILFLPAAVGIMDRFNDIKDYLLPITIIILVAIFLNVATIGFVVQFIKTRFEGDYVDKGGHHD, encoded by the coding sequence ATGAAGTTATACGTTCAATTTATGATAATTCTCATCTTTTCATTTATTGGGGAGGCGATTTCTAATTTACTCAATTTACCTGTTCCTGGTAGCATTATTGGGTTAGTGCTACTTTTTCTTGCCCTGGAATTCAAGGTAATTCGTCTGAGACACATAGATGTTGTGGGAAATTTTTTGCTCAATAATATGACCATTCTTTTCTTGCCTGCAGCTGTCGGAATCATGGATCGATTCAATGACATCAAGGATTATTTGCTCCCTATCACCATTATCATTCTTGTAGCCATCTTTTTGAATGTTGCTACTATTGGTTTTGTTGTTCAATTCATCAAAACACGCTTTGAAGGAGACTATGTTGATAAAGGAGGTCATCATGACTGA
- a CDS encoding TVP38/TMEM64 family protein — protein MKMKMFDHYAFWQRLIKFLGVLALLGTFVLVIWFYHLGILNDSNALKDFVNQHSVCGPLVFILVQIFQVVFPVIPGGVTTVAGFLIFDPILAFFYNYVGIVIGSIILFILVRLYGRKFILLFVDEKTFYKYEAKLNTQNYENFFIICMLSPISPADIVVMITGLSRISLKRFIFIILLTKPISIISYSYIWIFGGNILKLLLGH, from the coding sequence ATGAAAATGAAGATGTTCGACCACTATGCCTTTTGGCAGCGACTGATCAAGTTTCTGGGAGTATTAGCCTTGCTGGGAACGTTTGTTTTAGTCATCTGGTTCTACCATTTAGGGATTCTAAACGATAGTAATGCACTCAAAGATTTTGTTAATCAGCACAGTGTCTGTGGGCCTTTAGTTTTTATCTTAGTGCAAATCTTTCAAGTCGTCTTCCCAGTGATTCCAGGTGGTGTCACAACAGTTGCTGGCTTTTTAATTTTTGATCCAATCCTTGCCTTCTTTTACAACTATGTTGGTATTGTGATTGGTAGTATCATACTATTTATTCTTGTTAGACTATATGGCCGCAAGTTTATTCTACTTTTTGTCGATGAGAAGACTTTTTACAAATACGAAGCAAAACTAAACACTCAAAATTATGAAAACTTCTTCATCATTTGCATGTTATCACCCATTTCACCAGCTGATATCGTGGTGATGATAACTGGATTATCTCGCATTTCATTAAAACGTTTCATCTTCATTATCCTACTAACCAAGCCAATTTCAATTATTTCTTATAGTTATATCTGGATTTTTGGAGGAAATATCCTAAAATTACTATTAGGTCACTAA
- a CDS encoding LrgB family protein: MTDILTNPIFGIMLSILAYLMGMLIFRRFPHPITTPLLLATFFIIAFLKITKISYHDYYIGGSYLNTLIVPSTVALGIPLYRSFHLMKHHIRSILTGILAACIVNTTFTALVAKTFGIKYLLAISLFPKSVTTAMAVGITEKMGGITTVTLVVVVITGILTSVLGPVFLKLLKIEDPVAIGLSLGGTGHAIGTGTALKYGLVEGAMGGLAIGVTGIVYVIISPIVAQIILK, encoded by the coding sequence ATGACTGATATTCTTACAAACCCAATCTTTGGTATCATGCTATCAATCCTAGCATACCTTATGGGCATGCTTATTTTTAGGCGTTTTCCACACCCAATTACTACCCCTTTACTATTGGCAACCTTTTTTATTATTGCCTTTTTAAAGATTACTAAGATTTCCTACCATGATTATTACATCGGCGGAAGTTATCTTAACACATTGATTGTTCCATCAACAGTAGCGCTCGGTATTCCACTTTATCGCTCATTCCACTTGATGAAACATCACATCAGAAGTATCCTAACTGGTATTCTTGCTGCTTGTATCGTCAACACGACTTTTACTGCTCTTGTTGCGAAAACATTTGGTATTAAATATTTGCTAGCTATTTCACTATTCCCTAAATCAGTAACAACTGCAATGGCGGTTGGAATCACTGAAAAAATGGGAGGAATTACAACTGTAACACTTGTTGTCGTTGTTATTACTGGGATTTTAACAAGTGTTCTTGGACCTGTTTTTTTAAAACTCTTAAAAATCGAAGATCCTGTTGCTATCGGGCTTAGCCTTGGTGGAACAGGACACGCAATCGGTACTGGAACAGCTCTAAAATACGGTCTCGTTGAAGGAGCGATGGGCGGACTTGCTATCGGAGTTACCGGAATTGTTTACGTTATTATCAGTCCAATCGTGGCTCAAATTATTTTAAAATAA
- the rpsA gene encoding 30S ribosomal protein S1 yields MNEFEDLLNSVSEVNPGDVVTAEVLTVDNDQANVVIEGTGVEGVLTLRELTNDRDADINDFVKTGDTVEVLVLRQVVGKDTDTVTFLVSKKRLEARKAWDKLVGREGEVVTVKGTRAVKGGLSVEFEGLRGFIPASMIDTRFVRNTEKFVGQEFEAKIKEVVPAENRFILSRREVVEEKAAAARKEVFSKLEEGAIVKGKVARLTSFGAFIDLGGVDGLVHVTELSHERNVSPKSVVSVGEEVEVKVLSIDEEAGRVSLSLKATTPGPWDGVEQKLAAGDVVEGKVKRLTDFGAFVEVLPGIDGLVHISQISHKRVENPKDVLSVGQEVNVKVLDVNAAAERVSLSIKALEERPAQAENEEKRQSRPRRPKREAKRDYELPETQTGFSMADLFGDIEL; encoded by the coding sequence ATGAATGAATTTGAAGATTTGCTAAACAGTGTTAGCGAAGTAAACCCTGGTGATGTTGTCACTGCGGAAGTTTTAACTGTTGATAATGATCAAGCAAACGTTGTTATCGAAGGAACAGGTGTTGAAGGTGTTCTTACACTTCGTGAATTGACTAACGATCGCGATGCTGATATTAACGATTTCGTTAAAACTGGCGACACAGTTGAAGTACTTGTTCTTCGTCAAGTAGTAGGTAAAGATACTGATACAGTTACTTTCCTTGTCTCTAAAAAACGCTTGGAAGCTCGCAAAGCTTGGGATAAACTTGTTGGTCGCGAAGGCGAAGTTGTTACTGTTAAAGGTACACGCGCTGTTAAAGGTGGTCTTTCAGTTGAATTTGAAGGACTTCGCGGATTCATCCCTGCTTCAATGATCGATACACGTTTCGTACGTAACACTGAAAAATTTGTTGGTCAAGAATTTGAAGCTAAAATCAAAGAAGTTGTTCCAGCTGAAAACCGCTTCATCCTTTCACGTCGTGAAGTTGTTGAAGAAAAAGCTGCTGCAGCTCGTAAAGAAGTCTTCTCTAAACTTGAAGAAGGCGCAATCGTTAAAGGTAAAGTTGCTCGCTTGACAAGCTTTGGTGCTTTCATCGACCTTGGTGGTGTTGACGGACTTGTTCACGTAACTGAGTTGTCACACGAACGCAACGTTTCACCTAAATCAGTTGTTTCTGTTGGTGAAGAAGTTGAAGTTAAAGTTCTTTCAATCGATGAAGAAGCAGGTCGTGTATCACTTTCTCTTAAAGCTACAACACCTGGACCATGGGATGGCGTAGAACAAAAACTTGCTGCTGGCGATGTTGTTGAAGGTAAAGTTAAACGTTTGACTGACTTCGGTGCTTTCGTTGAAGTATTGCCTGGTATCGATGGACTTGTTCACATCTCACAAATCTCACACAAACGTGTTGAAAATCCAAAAGATGTTCTTTCAGTAGGTCAAGAAGTTAACGTTAAAGTTCTTGATGTTAACGCTGCTGCAGAACGTGTATCACTTTCAATCAAAGCTCTTGAAGAACGTCCAGCACAAGCTGAAAACGAAGAAAAACGTCAATCACGTCCACGTCGTCCAAAACGTGAAGCTAAACGTGATTACGAACTTCCAGAAACTCAAACTGGATTCTCAATGGCTGACTTGTTTGGCGATATTGAATTGTAA
- a CDS encoding GntR family transcriptional regulator — protein MSWKFDEKSPIYVQIAQHIKMQIISQEIKSGDQLPTVRELAEEAGVNPNTMQRAFSELEREGMVYSQRTSGRFVTDDTDLIMQKRREVAEAELQSFVNNMQKIGFEIDDIVTTLESYIKEKK, from the coding sequence ATGTCCTGGAAATTTGATGAAAAATCACCTATTTATGTCCAAATCGCACAACATATTAAGATGCAAATCATCAGTCAAGAAATCAAAAGCGGTGATCAACTCCCAACCGTTCGCGAATTAGCTGAAGAAGCTGGTGTCAATCCCAACACAATGCAACGCGCTTTTTCAGAACTAGAACGCGAAGGCATGGTTTACTCTCAACGAACATCTGGCCGCTTTGTTACAGATGACACTGACCTCATCATGCAAAAACGTCGAGAAGTTGCTGAGGCAGAATTGCAATCATTCGTTAATAACATGCAAAAAATAGGATTTGAAATCGACGATATTGTGACTACACTAGAATCGTATATTAAGGAGAAAAAATAG
- a CDS encoding ABC transporter permease, with protein sequence MFSKLLKYELKSVGKWYFALNASIIAISIFLGFSIKTLTDYAENYTTSTANHYTQLIPIILAIMFGVVVASAWIATLAIIVRRFYKNIFGREGYLTLTLPVSTHQIILSKLIASLIWTAFNTIVVTIGVTLLIIPIFGLGHFLAFLPQLAKMLTPAEWGIGFLWLAISSISGILLIYLAITIGQLFANRRGLMAFVAYFVVSFIVLLVSEILGSHELNSDLTIHFFIYSCIECFIEGAIFYLATHYLLKNKINIQ encoded by the coding sequence ATGTTTTCAAAACTTTTAAAATACGAACTAAAATCTGTCGGTAAATGGTACTTCGCACTTAATGCGTCAATTATCGCTATTTCCATCTTCCTTGGCTTTAGCATCAAGACACTTACAGACTATGCTGAAAACTATACAACAAGTACTGCTAATCATTACACACAACTGATTCCAATCATCTTAGCAATCATGTTTGGTGTTGTGGTTGCCAGTGCTTGGATTGCTACACTAGCTATCATCGTGCGACGTTTTTATAAAAATATCTTTGGTCGCGAAGGTTACCTTACTTTAACCTTGCCAGTATCTACTCACCAAATCATTTTATCTAAACTGATTGCTTCACTGATTTGGACTGCCTTTAACACTATCGTTGTTACTATTGGTGTGACGTTGCTTATTATACCGATTTTTGGCCTAGGTCATTTTCTAGCTTTCCTACCACAATTAGCTAAAATGCTCACTCCTGCCGAATGGGGAATTGGGTTCCTTTGGTTAGCAATCTCTTCTATTTCAGGAATTCTGCTCATCTACTTAGCTATTACAATTGGTCAATTATTTGCTAATAGACGTGGTCTTATGGCATTCGTTGCCTACTTCGTCGTTTCATTCATCGTTTTATTAGTGTCTGAAATCCTCGGAAGCCACGAACTAAATAGTGACCTTACTATCCATTTCTTTATCTATTCTTGTATTGAGTGCTTTATCGAAGGTGCCATCTTCTACTTAGCAACACATTACTTGCTTAAAAACAAAATTAATATTCAATAA